The Pseudanabaena sp. ABRG5-3 genome includes the window GCAAGCCGATTTAATTGCCGCAAACAATGTGTTAGCACATGTACCAGATTTGAACGATTTTGTGGCAGGGATCAAGATTTTGCTTAAGCCTCAAGGTGTTGCCACGGGAGAAATTCAACATCTGGTGAAATTGATGGCATCCAATCAATTTGACACAATTTATCATGAGCATTTCTGCTATCACACCTTTACGACTCTCGAAAAAATCTTTGCCGCGCATGGTTTAACACTATTTGATGTGGAGGAGTTACCAACTCATGGTGGCTCCTTACGAATTTATGCGCGTCATGCCGATGACCTATCAAAACCAATTAGCGATCGCGCGATTGAAATAAGGGACCGTGAAAAACTCGCTGGTTTCACTTCCATTGAACGCTACACCAACTTTGATGAACAAGTTCGAGAAACCAAGAGAAAACTACTCGACTTTTTGATTAAAGCTAAACGGGAAAGAAAAACTGTCGTCGGTTATGGCGCACCAGGTAAAGGCAACACATTGCTTAATTACTGCGGTATTCGGACAGATTTTCTGGATTACACAGTTGATCGCAATCCCTATAAACATGGCAAGTTTTTACCAGGAACCCATATTCCTATTTATGAGCCTAGCAAGATTCAAGAAACTAAGCCAGACTATGTATTAATTTTGCCTTGGAACTTTAAAGACGAAATCATCGAACAAATGAGTGTGATTCGTGAATGGGGTGGTCAATTCGTCGTCCCTATACCTGAAATCCAAATTTATTCCTAAGATAAGATATAGATGCTATTCACACAGACAGGTCTAGAAGGCGCTTACATTGTTGAGCCAGAAAAGCTGCAAGATGATCGCGGATTTTTTGCGCGTACTTGGTGTCAGAAAGAGTTTCAAACTCGAAACCTTGATGCC containing:
- a CDS encoding class I SAM-dependent methyltransferase: MSKHSETSNSMEKKLSKTPKCQFCGSGLKHTLVDLGMSPLCESFLSSEQLNQMEAFYPLHVRVCENCFLAQLEAYVSPEHIFTEYAYFSSYADTWLKQCKEYTEQVVARFHLNENSQVIELASNDGYLLQYFVEKNIPVLGVEPAANIAKVAIAKGVPTLNEFFGQECAHKLVQQGKQADLIAANNVLAHVPDLNDFVAGIKILLKPQGVATGEIQHLVKLMASNQFDTIYHEHFCYHTFTTLEKIFAAHGLTLFDVEELPTHGGSLRIYARHADDLSKPISDRAIEIRDREKLAGFTSIERYTNFDEQVRETKRKLLDFLIKAKRERKTVVGYGAPGKGNTLLNYCGIRTDFLDYTVDRNPYKHGKFLPGTHIPIYEPSKIQETKPDYVLILPWNFKDEIIEQMSVIREWGGQFVVPIPEIQIYS